GGCCTATGAAAATATGGAGCAGAATAATGCTATTTCAACGGAAGAGCAAGCCCGCGAGCTGGTTCGGTTTTTATCTGGGCCATCACCGAAGGGCAGGATTTTTCCGAGGAGCTTGGCTATGCGCAGCTTCCTGATGCGGCCGTTGATCTTGCAAAGGATATGATTTCTCAGATGAAATGGCAGGGGCGTCCCATTGGCAGAGAGATTTTAAGTGAGTAGATGCGTGATTTCAACCGTGCCTACGGTATGTCATACACGGTGAGAGGGGTTTTCCCTCTCATTTTTTTGCTAATACAATTCTAACATGTCGCTGATTTTTGCTGAACATTTGTCGCCTATATTACTGGTGTTAGATTTATTCCAAAAAAGGAAGTCCTATGAAATCAGTAATTTTCAAAAATGTATCGATTCTTGTGTCGATGCTGTGCCTCATGGTGTTTTTTAGCGGTTGCTCTGATACTGAAAAGGGCGATAAACCAGCTTCCCGGCGCGACTCACGTGTAGAGCTTGCAGGGGCGGGAGCATCTTTTCCTGCACCACTTATGACAGCCATGGCAGATGAGTATCGCAGATATACCCAAGGGCGTGTTACTATCAATTATCAGTCCATCGGTTCCGGGGGAGGAATGCGTCAGTTTGGTGAGCAAACGATTATGTTTGGTATGTCCGAAGCTTTTTTATCTGATAAGGTAATGCAGGATTTGGAACGCAAAACAGGGGGAAAAGCATTTAATATTCCCATAACCCTGGCAGATGTGGTTGCCACCTATAATCTACCGGGTATTGATGCGGGACTTGTCTTTGACGGAGACCTCCTTGTTGATATTTTCATGGGACGTATTACCCGGTGGAATGATTCGCGCATTCAGGAGCTGAATCCGGAAAAAGATCTGCCCAATCTTCCTGTTCAGGTGGTGCACCGTTCTGATGGATCGGGGACCACCAATGTCTGGACAAGTTATCTTTCCAATGTTTCTGATGAATGGCGCGAGAATATCGGCTATGCAACCAGTGTAAACTGGCCCACGGGGATTGGTGGAAATGGTAATGAGGGCGTTGCCGGGGTTGTTATGAATACCCCCGGTGCTATCGGGTATAACAGTTATTCCTATGCCCTGCTGAATGATATGAGCTATGGAGCCATACAGAATCGTTCGGGAAATATTATTCACCCTTCATTTTCTGCCACAAGTAAGGCCGCAGATATTGATCTGCCGAAAGATACCCGTATTCTTTTCACGGATACTCCCGCTCCCTACGGATATCCGGCAGCGGGATTTGCCTGGATGCTTGCCTATGAAAATATGGAGCAGAATAATGCCATTAATACCAGGAAGGAAGCTGAAGAGTTGGTCCGTTTTATCCTGTG
Above is a genomic segment from Chitinivibrio alkaliphilus ACht1 containing:
- the pstS gene encoding phosphate ABC transporter substrate-binding protein PstS produces the protein MKSVIFKNVSILVSMLCLMVFFSGCSDTEKGDKPASRRDSRVELAGAGASFPAPLMTAMADEYRRYTQGRVTINYQSIGSGGGMRQFGEQTIMFGMSEAFLSDKVMQDLERKTGGKAFNIPITLADVVATYNLPGIDAGLVFDGDLLVDIFMGRITRWNDSRIQELNPEKDLPNLPVQVVHRSDGSGTTNVWTSYLSNVSDEWRENIGYATSVNWPTGIGGNGNEGVAGVVMNTPGAIGYNSYSYALLNDMSYGAIQNRSGNIIHPSFSATSKAADIDLPKDTRILFTDTPAPYGYPAAGFAWMLAYENMEQNNAINTRKEAEELVRFILWAITEGQDLSEDLGYARLPEAAVDRGMNMIRQMKWDAENIGEFLVEEIH